Proteins found in one Oncorhynchus mykiss isolate Arlee chromosome 3, USDA_OmykA_1.1, whole genome shotgun sequence genomic segment:
- the LOC110514600 gene encoding alpha-endosulfine, which produces MSSENLSDTQMEYEDEKQDSQEKNANLVKGEEVKLKAKYPGLGQKPGGSDFLMKRLQKGQKYFDSGDYNMAKAKMKNKQLPVAGPDKNLVTGDHIPTPQDLPQRRSSLVTSKLAG; this is translated from the exons ATGTCGTCCGAAAATCTATCAGATACTCAAATGGAATATGAGGATGAAAAACAG GACTCTCAGGAAAAGAATGCCAACCTTGTGAAGGGCGAAGAGGTCAAGCTGAAGGCCAAGTACCCCGGCCTGGGCCAGAAGCCTGGAGGCTCCGACTTCCTCATGAAGAGGCTACAGAAAGGG CAAAAATACTTTGACTCAGGTGACTACAACATGGCCAAGGCCAAGATGAAGAACAAACAGCTGCCCGTGGCGGGCCCTGACAAGAACCTCGTCACAGGGGACCACATTCCCACGCCACAGGACCTGCCCCAGAGGAGGTCCTCCTTGGTGACCAGCAAACTAGCAGGCTAG